In Lautropia mirabilis, one DNA window encodes the following:
- a CDS encoding sodium:proton antiporter produces MKSSRNSLLLLLLLLSASPAWASSETLDGASLSLYWGIPFAGILLSIALMPLISPLFWHHHYGKVAAGWALAFLVPFAFIHGFGAALHGLVHAAVGEYIPFILLLTALFTCAGGIHISGTLRGRPILNTGLLALGTSIASFMGTTGASMLLIRPLIRANDNRRHQAHVIVFFIFLVSNIGGLLTPLGDPPLFLGFLQGVEFSWTMRYLFWDMLLVSVLLLAMFFLLDSWMYRKEGVLPRESVSDAQPLGLQGWANVLLLGVVVGLVLMSGLWKPGISFDVYGAEVTLPGLLRDLGLLAVIIVSLRITPASIHADNQFSWAPMEEVAKLFAGIFLTIIPVIAMLQAGTEGAFASVVHAVNNADGEPIPIMYFWATGLLSSFLDNAPTYLVFFNTAGGNPQVLMNEMAPVLMAVSAGAVFMGANTYIGNAPNLMVKAIAEDRGIRMPSFFAYLFWSLTFLLPIFLLVSLISFR; encoded by the coding sequence ATGAAATCCTCCAGAAACAGTCTGCTGCTGTTACTTCTCCTCCTGTCCGCCTCACCTGCCTGGGCCTCTTCCGAGACGCTCGATGGCGCCAGCCTGTCCCTGTACTGGGGCATCCCCTTTGCCGGCATCCTGCTGTCCATCGCCCTGATGCCGCTGATCTCGCCCCTGTTCTGGCACCATCACTACGGCAAGGTCGCTGCGGGCTGGGCCCTGGCGTTCCTGGTGCCGTTTGCCTTCATCCATGGTTTCGGCGCCGCCCTGCATGGGCTCGTGCATGCCGCCGTGGGTGAATACATCCCCTTCATCCTGCTGCTCACGGCCCTCTTTACCTGCGCGGGCGGCATCCACATCAGTGGCACATTGCGTGGCCGCCCCATCCTCAATACCGGATTGCTGGCGCTGGGCACGTCCATCGCCAGCTTCATGGGCACCACGGGTGCCTCCATGCTGCTCATCCGGCCACTCATTCGCGCCAACGACAATCGCCGCCACCAGGCCCACGTCATCGTCTTCTTCATCTTCCTGGTGTCCAACATCGGCGGCCTGCTCACCCCGCTGGGCGATCCTCCGCTCTTTCTGGGCTTCCTGCAGGGGGTCGAGTTCAGCTGGACCATGCGCTACCTGTTCTGGGACATGCTGCTGGTGTCGGTGCTGCTGCTGGCCATGTTCTTCCTGCTCGACAGCTGGATGTACCGCAAGGAAGGTGTGCTGCCTCGCGAATCCGTGTCGGATGCGCAACCCCTGGGGCTGCAGGGCTGGGCCAATGTCCTGTTGCTGGGCGTGGTGGTTGGGCTGGTCCTGATGAGCGGGCTCTGGAAACCCGGGATCTCGTTCGATGTCTATGGCGCCGAAGTCACGCTGCCCGGCCTGCTGCGTGACCTGGGGCTGCTGGCGGTCATCATCGTCTCGCTGCGCATTACCCCGGCTTCCATCCACGCCGACAACCAGTTCTCCTGGGCGCCCATGGAGGAAGTGGCCAAGCTGTTCGCCGGCATCTTCCTGACCATCATCCCGGTCATTGCCATGCTCCAGGCGGGTACCGAGGGGGCATTTGCCAGCGTCGTGCATGCCGTCAACAACGCCGATGGCGAGCCCATCCCCATCATGTATTTCTGGGCCACCGGGCTGCTCAGCTCCTTCCTGGACAACGCGCCCACCTACCTGGTGTTCTTCAACACCGCCGGCGGCAACCCGCAGGTGCTGATGAACGAGATGGCTCCGGTGCTGATGGCCGTCTCGGCCGGTGCCGTGTTCATGGGGGCCAACACCTACATCGGCAACGCGCCCAACCTGATGGTCAAGGCCATCGCCGAAGATCGCGGCATTCGCATGCCGAGCTTCTTCGCCTACCTGTTCTGGTCGCTCACCTTCCTGCTGCCCATCTTCCTGCTGGTCTCGCTCATCAGCTTCCGCTGA
- a CDS encoding lyase family protein: protein MFERIFAPASIDSLFSDTAMLAAMARFENGLAQAQASVGMIPDEAARAIGMACHELGDPAASDGASHDIAQGRFDPARLYPAARVAGTLAIPFLKALSESIGTRSPDAVRHLNHGASHQDLMDSALAMQCKEAGRRLQDMLERVGAAIVRLIEENQDTLLMSRHRLQPASPIYLAWKLAGWLDPLQRSRRHLRAALLDVAVLQFGGPDGTLSSQGPQTERSLAVAQRLADALGLMMPAASWHTTRDRFVRLGTELAMLCGTLGKIGQDIALLTQAEIGELHDDEAGRQGPAALLWRPQTPVTTQLMREAAQRAPGLAAIVLGAMDIEHEGGMSQWQSSWHTLQQLFGAAASSLAAAEELLGRLQIDHEVMEANIARQHEQSLPATLVQALAPRLGKDEAQTLMAELLESAHKNGLSLRQALGRDARISSVMNLGDLERLFDPAGNPGATGTMVSQIVEAWRSGR from the coding sequence ATGTTCGAACGCATCTTCGCCCCCGCCTCGATCGATTCCCTGTTTTCGGACACCGCCATGCTGGCGGCCATGGCCCGCTTCGAGAACGGCCTGGCGCAGGCCCAGGCCTCGGTGGGCATGATTCCCGACGAGGCTGCCCGCGCCATCGGCATGGCCTGCCACGAACTGGGTGACCCGGCCGCCAGCGATGGTGCCAGCCACGACATTGCCCAGGGGCGCTTCGACCCGGCGCGGCTATACCCGGCTGCCCGCGTGGCCGGCACGCTGGCCATCCCCTTTCTGAAGGCACTGTCCGAATCGATCGGCACACGCTCGCCGGATGCGGTGCGTCACCTCAACCATGGCGCCAGCCACCAGGACCTGATGGACTCGGCACTGGCCATGCAGTGCAAGGAGGCCGGGCGGCGCCTGCAGGACATGCTGGAGCGGGTGGGCGCGGCCATCGTGCGACTCATCGAGGAGAACCAGGACACCCTGCTGATGAGCCGGCATCGGCTGCAGCCAGCCTCGCCCATCTACCTGGCGTGGAAGCTGGCCGGATGGCTGGATCCCCTGCAGCGCAGCCGACGCCACCTGCGTGCTGCGCTGCTGGATGTGGCCGTGCTGCAGTTTGGCGGGCCGGATGGCACGCTCTCCTCGCAAGGACCACAGACCGAACGCAGCCTGGCGGTGGCGCAGCGACTGGCTGACGCCCTGGGCCTGATGATGCCGGCCGCCTCGTGGCACACGACGCGCGACCGCTTCGTGCGGCTGGGCACCGAGCTGGCCATGCTGTGCGGGACGCTGGGCAAGATCGGGCAGGACATCGCACTGCTCACGCAGGCCGAGATCGGCGAGCTGCACGACGACGAGGCGGGTCGGCAAGGGCCGGCCGCCCTGCTGTGGCGCCCGCAGACGCCTGTGACCACGCAGCTGATGCGCGAGGCGGCCCAGCGTGCCCCGGGCCTGGCAGCCATCGTGCTGGGGGCCATGGACATCGAGCACGAAGGTGGGATGAGTCAGTGGCAATCCAGCTGGCACACGCTTCAACAGCTGTTTGGCGCCGCCGCCAGCAGCCTGGCTGCCGCCGAGGAACTTCTGGGCCGGCTGCAGATCGATCACGAGGTGATGGAGGCCAACATTGCCCGTCAGCACGAACAGAGCCTGCCGGCCACGCTGGTGCAGGCACTGGCCCCCAGGCTGGGCAAGGATGAAGCCCAGACGCTGATGGCGGAGCTGCTCGAGAGCGCCCACAAGAACGGCCTGTCATTGCGCCAGGCCCTGGGACGGGACGCACGCATCTCGTCGGTCATGAATCTGGGCGACCTGGAAAGACTGTTCGACCCCGCCGGCAATCCCGGCGCCACGGGGACGATGGTCAGCCAGATCGTGGAGGCCTGGCGTTCAGGGCGCTGA
- a CDS encoding BTH_I0359 family protein, producing the protein MNMIYNSPNYCIVEFNGEQPDRICRGYEIMDKAARREIFIGGLMADKFRQDVSMLIAAEPSIEEVDHFLSGFEGIMHQPLLMH; encoded by the coding sequence ATGAACATGATCTACAACAGCCCGAATTACTGCATCGTCGAGTTCAACGGCGAGCAGCCCGACCGGATCTGCCGTGGTTATGAAATCATGGACAAGGCGGCTCGGCGGGAAATCTTCATAGGCGGCCTGATGGCCGACAAGTTCCGGCAGGATGTCTCGATGCTGATCGCCGCCGAGCCCAGCATCGAGGAAGTCGACCATTTCCTGTCCGGGTTCGAGGGCATCATGCACCAGCCGCTGCTGATGCATTGA
- a CDS encoding response regulator codes for MAEILVVDDEMGIRELLSEILGDEGHVVTLAENAQRAREAMAATRMDLVLLDIWMPDTDGVSLLKEWVASGQLTMPVIMMSGHATIETAVEATRIGAMDFLEKPIALQKLLKAVEQGLAKGRQGMVQGRATPAAPVHPSYPGTITPSSNTPLAMLQVPGSQNVQQVMPLSSPTAQFIAAPVSGLPSMNLHPSIMVRDLPLNVPLREAREAFERAYFEHHLHREHGSMTRVAERTGLERTHLYRKLKQLGIDLSKGNYRRGVSQSV; via the coding sequence ATGGCTGAGATTCTGGTAGTCGACGATGAGATGGGCATCCGCGAGTTGCTCTCCGAGATCCTTGGTGACGAAGGGCATGTCGTCACGCTGGCTGAAAACGCGCAGCGTGCACGCGAGGCCATGGCGGCCACCCGGATGGACCTGGTGCTGCTGGACATCTGGATGCCGGACACCGATGGCGTCAGCCTGCTGAAGGAATGGGTCGCATCGGGCCAGCTCACCATGCCGGTCATCATGATGTCCGGCCATGCCACCATCGAGACCGCCGTCGAGGCCACCCGCATCGGCGCCATGGACTTCCTGGAAAAGCCCATCGCACTGCAGAAGCTGCTCAAGGCCGTCGAACAGGGTCTGGCCAAGGGCCGCCAGGGCATGGTGCAGGGGCGCGCCACGCCGGCTGCACCCGTGCATCCCAGCTATCCGGGCACTATCACGCCCTCCAGCAACACGCCGCTGGCCATGCTGCAGGTGCCGGGCTCCCAGAACGTGCAGCAGGTCATGCCGCTCAGCTCGCCCACCGCGCAGTTCATCGCGGCACCCGTCTCCGGGCTGCCCAGCATGAACCTGCACCCCTCCATCATGGTGCGCGATCTGCCGCTGAATGTGCCGCTGCGCGAAGCCCGTGAGGCCTTCGAGCGCGCCTACTTCGAGCACCACCTGCACCGCGAGCATGGCAGCATGACCCGCGTGGCGGAGCGCACCGGACTGGAGCGAACCCACCTGTACCGCAAGCTCAAGCAGCTGGGCATCGACCTGTCCAAGGGCAACTACCGCCGGGGCGTTTCCCAGTCGGTCTGA
- a CDS encoding sensor histidine kinase, translating to MERPQLRRTDPTDTRSVSRVLRLALVLSVAFAAVLLSLLALASINNSLFQQHYGLLLWLNIGVAVALAVLAIELARRLMQRFRQRLFGTRLMARLALAFVLMTVIPVLLIYLIAVQFLERSIESWFDVPMERALESGLSLGRATLDSMLLDVVAKGRLAASDLNGLSLRHQSESLDRVRERFGISEAVILTSGGRIIQSSGGRYAALVPDLPSPTALRQARLAHHYAAIEGNELREDNPDQNYQALRMRVMVPIISSDVREELRFLQFVQPVPMALAQNAEAVQGGFRDYQELSLSRRGLKRIFRVTLTVTVLLTIFSAIAAAFLLAGWMTGPLSMLEAGTRAVAEGDFRPLKDYVGRDELGALTQSFNAMMRQLEEARSQVVRTRLGLEQANARLASVLANLSAGVIVFDRGFRVTMVNHGAEKILGMEVGKALGQQLGAMGSLGEFEAEIARAFGDALDTESGTWQRQIVIGAEPESGQVARVKQGKTLLVRGALLPEVDGDHVLVIDDITDVVSAQRAIAWGEVARRLAHEIKNPLTPIRLAAERLQLKLEGVLSGAEQELLIRNTRNIVTQVNALKVMVDEFRDYARLPAAKLEPLDLNELLSEVLGFYTDLDPTLRVIARLNPDIPQIMGDAGQLRQVIHNLLKNSGEATEKQDVRMIEVSTDLIHNAAGQCSGVRLGVRDNGPGFPPELLARVFEPYVSQKAKGTGLGLAIVKKIVQEHGGTIEVGNHHDTGLLHNTYTEESAVASTEQVVSGAYTYIAFAKLVKKADNFRGA from the coding sequence ATGGAAAGGCCTCAGCTTCGTCGTACCGACCCAACCGACACCCGCTCCGTAAGCCGGGTCCTGCGACTGGCGCTGGTGCTGTCGGTGGCCTTTGCCGCCGTCCTGCTCTCGCTGCTGGCCCTGGCCAGCATCAACAACAGTCTTTTCCAGCAGCACTACGGCCTTCTACTGTGGCTCAACATCGGCGTGGCCGTGGCCCTGGCCGTGCTCGCCATCGAGCTGGCCCGGCGGCTGATGCAGCGCTTCCGGCAGAGGCTGTTCGGAACCCGGCTGATGGCCCGGCTGGCGCTGGCCTTCGTGCTGATGACCGTCATTCCGGTCCTGCTCATCTATCTCATTGCCGTCCAGTTCCTGGAGCGCTCCATCGAATCGTGGTTCGACGTGCCCATGGAGCGGGCGCTGGAGTCGGGTCTGAGCCTGGGCCGAGCCACCCTGGATTCCATGCTGCTGGACGTGGTGGCCAAGGGACGGCTGGCCGCGTCCGATCTCAACGGCCTGTCATTGCGCCATCAGTCCGAGAGCCTGGACCGTGTGCGCGAGCGCTTCGGCATTTCCGAGGCCGTGATCCTCACGAGCGGCGGGCGCATCATCCAGAGCAGCGGTGGCCGTTACGCCGCCCTGGTGCCCGATCTGCCCTCGCCCACCGCACTGCGCCAGGCCCGCCTGGCCCATCACTACGCGGCCATCGAAGGCAATGAGCTGCGCGAGGACAACCCCGACCAGAACTACCAGGCGCTGCGCATGCGGGTGATGGTGCCCATCATCTCCTCCGATGTGCGCGAGGAGCTGCGTTTCCTGCAGTTCGTGCAGCCCGTGCCCATGGCGCTGGCCCAGAATGCCGAGGCCGTGCAGGGGGGCTTCCGTGACTATCAGGAACTGTCGCTGTCACGACGAGGACTCAAGCGCATCTTCCGCGTCACGCTCACCGTCACCGTCCTGCTCACCATCTTCTCGGCCATTGCCGCCGCCTTCCTGCTGGCGGGCTGGATGACGGGACCCTTGTCGATGCTGGAAGCTGGCACCCGTGCCGTGGCCGAAGGCGATTTCCGACCGTTGAAGGATTACGTGGGGCGTGACGAACTGGGCGCTCTCACGCAATCCTTCAACGCCATGATGCGTCAGCTGGAAGAGGCGCGCAGCCAAGTGGTGCGAACCCGGCTGGGTCTGGAACAGGCCAACGCCCGACTGGCCAGCGTGCTGGCCAACCTCAGCGCCGGCGTCATCGTCTTTGACCGGGGCTTTCGGGTCACCATGGTCAACCACGGTGCCGAGAAGATCCTGGGCATGGAAGTGGGCAAGGCACTGGGTCAGCAGCTGGGTGCCATGGGAAGCCTGGGCGAATTCGAGGCCGAGATCGCCCGTGCGTTCGGCGATGCGCTCGACACGGAAAGTGGTACCTGGCAGCGACAGATCGTGATCGGCGCCGAGCCGGAATCCGGTCAGGTGGCGCGCGTGAAGCAGGGCAAGACGCTGCTGGTGCGGGGCGCCCTGCTGCCGGAGGTCGACGGAGACCATGTGTTGGTCATTGACGACATCACGGATGTGGTGTCGGCACAACGTGCCATCGCCTGGGGTGAAGTGGCCCGACGGCTGGCTCACGAGATCAAGAACCCCCTCACGCCCATCCGGCTGGCGGCCGAGCGCCTGCAGCTGAAGCTGGAAGGGGTGCTCTCGGGGGCCGAGCAGGAGCTGCTCATTCGCAACACCCGCAACATCGTCACCCAGGTCAATGCACTGAAGGTCATGGTCGACGAATTCCGGGACTACGCCCGCCTGCCGGCTGCCAAGCTGGAGCCGCTGGACCTGAACGAGCTGCTTTCCGAAGTGCTGGGCTTCTACACCGATCTGGATCCCACCCTGCGGGTCATTGCCCGATTGAACCCTGATATTCCGCAGATCATGGGAGATGCGGGGCAATTGCGGCAGGTTATCCACAATCTGCTGAAGAACTCTGGCGAAGCCACTGAAAAGCAGGACGTCCGGATGATTGAGGTCAGCACCGACTTGATCCACAATGCAGCAGGCCAGTGCAGCGGTGTCCGGCTGGGCGTCAGGGACAACGGGCCCGGTTTTCCGCCGGAATTGCTGGCCCGCGTGTTCGAGCCCTACGTCAGCCAGAAGGCCAAGGGAACGGGACTCGGACTGGCCATCGTGAAAAAGATCGTTCAGGAACATGGTGGAACGATCGAAGTCGGCAACCACCACGACACCGGGTTGTTGCATAATACATACACGGAAGAATCCGCTGTCGCCAGCACGGAACAAGTTGTTTCAGGTGCTTACACGTATATTGCTTTTGCGAAATTAGTAAAAAAGGCAGACAATTTTAGAGGTGCATGA
- a CDS encoding DUF4390 domain-containing protein, with protein MNRRRALVTLAGAALLLQGMPALAGESMQVKTLQLDLSPDDGAVLLSAQFAVDLSAALKDAVSRGLPLHFITEFEIYRPRLFWFNKKAASGHMEWRLSYYALTRQYRLNSASGSESYATLDEAITQMTALRDWPVTTIDRLDAGEEYIVRVRMRLDTAQLPKPFQITALTDSDWNPQSEWKGLSFVVPTQPTPAP; from the coding sequence GTGAATAGGCGTCGTGCTCTGGTGACGCTGGCAGGTGCGGCGTTGCTGTTGCAAGGCATGCCCGCCCTGGCCGGCGAATCGATGCAGGTGAAGACCCTTCAACTCGATCTTTCACCTGACGATGGTGCTGTGCTGCTCTCGGCACAGTTCGCCGTCGACCTCAGCGCGGCCCTGAAGGACGCCGTCTCGCGCGGTCTGCCCCTGCATTTCATCACCGAGTTCGAGATCTACAGGCCGCGCCTGTTCTGGTTCAACAAGAAGGCGGCCAGCGGCCACATGGAGTGGCGTCTTTCCTATTACGCACTCACGCGGCAATACCGGCTCAATTCCGCCAGCGGCAGCGAATCCTACGCCACGCTGGATGAAGCCATCACCCAGATGACCGCCCTGCGCGACTGGCCGGTCACCACCATCGACCGGCTCGATGCCGGTGAAGAATACATCGTGCGCGTCCGGATGCGGCTGGACACCGCCCAGCTGCCCAAGCCGTTCCAGATCACCGCGCTGACCGACTCGGACTGGAATCCCCAATCGGAATGGAAAGGCCTCAGCTTCGTCGTACCGACCCAACCGACACCCGCTCCGTAA
- a CDS encoding transcription antitermination factor NusB — MRRHAGSPRPQPGSDEKPHEAESRPCGSVLRAALADELVAAAVSLRDMLAGAHLDESIDHHTRELPSASAKAVRNMAYDATRQQGLLAWLGERFNRRQPPPLLAALQALGMAQLIDARRPVPVIIDQTVRAVGKLPEGAAHPGAAGFINATLRRFARERASLMAEPLPDEARFNHPGWWVAKVRKLWPDRWQEILTASLSRAPLSLRANRRQGGQLAAAARLQEAGIGFRLMGQDGLVLDQALPVDRIPGFAEGLMSVQDIGAQCAAQLLDPQPGERILDACAAPGGKTAHLLEMADCEVWALDIDPDRASIITNNLQRARVPLLSQDATEAPVAATPASEQAAGAVWGAHVLAADAGDPESWWDGRPFDRILLDAPCSASGIVRRHPDVLWHRQRRDIATFSATQARLLEKLWPLLRPGGTLLYATCSIFPEEGEKVVSAFASRQADCRWQREVRVPGWADWPQGGQLLPRSDELHEHDGFFYALLSKHQ; from the coding sequence ATGAGGAGACATGCCGGGTCGCCCAGACCGCAGCCCGGCTCCGACGAGAAACCGCACGAGGCCGAAAGCCGGCCCTGCGGCTCGGTACTGCGCGCCGCCCTGGCCGATGAGCTGGTGGCGGCTGCGGTGTCCCTGCGTGACATGCTGGCCGGTGCCCATCTGGACGAGAGCATCGACCACCACACGCGTGAACTGCCCAGCGCGTCTGCCAAGGCGGTGCGCAACATGGCCTATGACGCCACCCGCCAGCAGGGCCTGCTGGCCTGGCTGGGCGAGCGCTTCAACCGTCGCCAGCCCCCCCCGCTGCTGGCAGCCCTGCAGGCGCTGGGCATGGCCCAGCTCATCGATGCCCGCCGACCGGTGCCGGTCATCATCGATCAGACCGTCCGGGCCGTCGGCAAGCTGCCCGAAGGGGCGGCGCATCCGGGCGCGGCCGGTTTCATCAACGCCACGCTGCGTCGCTTTGCACGCGAGCGTGCCAGCCTGATGGCCGAGCCCTTGCCCGATGAGGCCCGCTTCAACCATCCTGGCTGGTGGGTGGCCAAGGTGCGCAAGCTCTGGCCCGATCGCTGGCAGGAGATCCTCACGGCATCGCTGTCGCGTGCACCGCTCAGCCTGCGGGCCAACCGTCGTCAGGGCGGGCAGCTCGCCGCGGCTGCGCGGCTTCAGGAAGCCGGCATCGGCTTTCGTCTGATGGGCCAGGACGGGCTGGTGCTGGACCAGGCCCTGCCGGTGGATCGCATCCCGGGCTTTGCCGAGGGCCTGATGAGCGTGCAGGACATCGGGGCCCAGTGTGCGGCCCAGCTGCTCGATCCTCAGCCCGGCGAGCGGATCCTGGATGCCTGTGCGGCCCCGGGCGGAAAGACGGCCCATCTGCTCGAGATGGCTGATTGCGAGGTCTGGGCGCTCGACATCGACCCTGATCGTGCATCCATAATTACGAATAATCTTCAGCGTGCCCGTGTACCGCTGCTGTCGCAGGATGCCACCGAGGCTCCTGTTGCGGCTACACCCGCCTCTGAACAGGCCGCTGGAGCCGTCTGGGGTGCCCATGTACTGGCAGCCGATGCCGGAGACCCCGAAAGTTGGTGGGATGGCCGGCCCTTCGACCGGATCCTGCTGGATGCCCCCTGCAGCGCCTCGGGTATCGTGCGGCGCCATCCCGACGTGCTCTGGCATCGCCAGCGTCGTGATATTGCGACATTTTCCGCCACGCAGGCGCGGCTCCTGGAGAAGCTTTGGCCGCTGCTGCGTCCCGGTGGTACATTGCTTTATGCAACATGCTCCATCTTTCCCGAGGAGGGAGAGAAGGTCGTTTCGGCATTTGCATCAAGACAGGCGGATTGCCGGTGGCAGCGCGAGGTCCGTGTGCCTGGCTGGGCCGACTGGCCCCAAGGCGGACAGCTGTTGCCCCGTAGCGATGAGCTGCATGAACATGATGGATTTTTCTACGCGCTGTTGAGCAAGCATCAGTGA
- the htpX gene encoding zinc metalloprotease HtpX, with translation MFNWIKTAALMAAITALFGVIGASIGGKNGMIMALGFAVVSNFFAYWFSDKMVLKMYRAREVDASSAPQFYQTVQELAQRAGLPMPRVYLIDEDAPNAFATGRNPQNAAVAATTGLLRMLNAREVRGVMAHELAHVKHRDILISTISATMAGAISALANFAMFFGGRDEEGRPTNPIASIAMAILAPLAASLIQMAISRAREFEADRLGAEIAGDPRSLASALEKIQHYASGIPLHTTEAHPETAQMMIMNPLTGGSLANLFSTHPSTEERVRRLLAMNPNGQAA, from the coding sequence GCAAGAACGGCATGATCATGGCGCTGGGCTTCGCGGTGGTCTCCAATTTCTTCGCCTACTGGTTCTCGGACAAGATGGTGCTGAAGATGTATCGCGCCCGTGAGGTCGATGCGTCGTCCGCGCCGCAGTTCTACCAGACTGTGCAGGAGCTGGCCCAGCGGGCCGGCCTGCCCATGCCGCGCGTCTACCTCATCGACGAGGATGCGCCCAACGCCTTCGCCACGGGCCGCAACCCGCAGAACGCCGCCGTGGCAGCCACCACGGGCCTGCTGCGCATGCTCAATGCCCGCGAGGTGCGTGGCGTGATGGCGCACGAGTTGGCCCACGTGAAGCACCGCGACATCCTCATTTCCACCATCTCGGCCACCATGGCAGGTGCCATCTCGGCACTGGCCAACTTCGCCATGTTCTTCGGCGGCCGTGACGAGGAGGGGCGCCCCACCAACCCCATCGCCTCGATTGCCATGGCCATCCTGGCGCCGCTGGCCGCCTCGCTCATCCAGATGGCCATCTCGCGGGCGCGTGAATTCGAGGCCGACCGGCTGGGCGCCGAGATCGCAGGCGATCCGCGTTCGCTGGCCTCGGCGCTGGAGAAGATCCAGCACTATGCGTCCGGCATTCCGTTGCATACTACGGAGGCACATCCCGAGACTGCACAGATGATGATCATGAATCCGCTGACCGGCGGCAGCCTAGCCAACCTGTTCTCCACGCACCCCAGTACCGAGGAAAGGGTGCGCCGCCTGCTGGCGATGAACCCGAACGGGCAGGCGGCCTGA